One genomic window of Deltaproteobacteria bacterium includes the following:
- a CDS encoding acyl-CoA carboxylase subunit beta, whose protein sequence is MSNSHDPFRKLEEMEARALEGGGAARIERQHAAGKLTARERIGALVDEGSFVELDKFVTHRCADFGMQDQKILGDGVVTGYGTIDGRTVCVFAQDFTVFGGSLSGAYAAKICKIMDLAMKIGAPVIGLNDSGGARIQEGVESLAGYADIFTRNVLASGVVPQISAIMGPCAGGAVYSPAMTDFIFMVDKTSYMFITGPDVIKTVTHEEVSKEQLGGAHTHATRSGVAHFHTADELTCLESVRELLSYLPSNNMQDPPVRPTRDRPDRADPELDQVVPLESNRPYDMKEIISRVVDERHFFEVHAQFAQNMICGFARFDGRPVGIVANQPAHLAGCLDIDASVKAARFVRFCDCFNIPLVTFVDVPGFLPGTDQEYGGIIKHGAKLLYAFTEATVPKVTVITRKAYGGAYDVMASKHIRADMNFAYPTAEIAVMGPEGAVNIVFRSELDRIADPDERERARQQFIAEYKERFANPYKAASLGYIDEIIRPRETRAAIIRALLTLADKRQSNPPKKHGNIPL, encoded by the coding sequence ATGTCGAACTCGCACGACCCGTTTCGCAAACTCGAGGAGATGGAGGCGCGCGCCCTCGAAGGCGGCGGCGCGGCGCGCATCGAGCGCCAACACGCGGCCGGAAAGCTCACGGCGCGCGAGCGCATCGGCGCCCTCGTCGACGAGGGCAGCTTCGTCGAACTGGACAAGTTCGTCACCCACCGGTGCGCCGACTTCGGCATGCAGGATCAGAAGATCCTCGGCGACGGCGTCGTGACCGGCTACGGGACGATCGACGGCCGCACGGTGTGCGTGTTCGCCCAGGACTTCACCGTCTTCGGCGGATCGCTGTCCGGCGCGTACGCGGCCAAGATCTGCAAGATCATGGACCTCGCGATGAAGATCGGCGCACCGGTCATCGGGCTCAACGACTCGGGCGGGGCGCGCATCCAGGAAGGGGTCGAGTCGCTCGCCGGCTACGCCGACATTTTCACGCGCAACGTGCTCGCGTCCGGCGTCGTGCCGCAAATCTCGGCGATCATGGGCCCCTGCGCGGGGGGCGCCGTGTATTCGCCGGCGATGACCGACTTCATCTTCATGGTCGACAAGACCTCCTACATGTTCATCACCGGCCCGGACGTGATCAAGACGGTGACGCACGAGGAGGTGTCGAAGGAGCAACTCGGCGGCGCCCACACGCACGCCACCCGGTCGGGCGTCGCGCACTTTCACACGGCAGACGAACTCACATGCCTCGAGTCGGTGCGCGAGTTGTTGTCGTACTTGCCGTCGAACAACATGCAGGACCCGCCGGTGCGCCCGACGCGCGACCGGCCAGACCGGGCCGATCCCGAACTCGACCAGGTCGTACCGCTCGAATCGAACCGGCCGTACGACATGAAAGAGATCATCTCGCGCGTCGTCGACGAGCGGCACTTCTTCGAAGTCCACGCGCAGTTCGCACAGAACATGATCTGCGGGTTCGCGCGCTTCGACGGTCGACCGGTCGGCATCGTCGCCAACCAGCCCGCGCACCTGGCCGGTTGTCTCGACATCGACGCGTCGGTCAAGGCCGCACGCTTCGTGCGGTTTTGCGACTGCTTCAACATTCCGCTGGTGACGTTCGTCGACGTGCCGGGGTTCTTGCCGGGCACCGACCAGGAGTACGGCGGCATCATCAAGCACGGGGCGAAGCTTCTGTACGCGTTCACCGAAGCGACCGTCCCGAAGGTCACGGTGATCACGCGCAAAGCGTACGGCGGTGCGTACGACGTCATGGCGTCCAAGCACATCCGGGCCGACATGAACTTCGCCTATCCGACCGCCGAGATCGCCGTCATGGGCCCGGAAGGGGCGGTCAACATCGTGTTCCGCAGCGAACTCGACCGAATCGCCGATCCGGACGAGCGCGAGCGCGCGCGGCAGCAGTTCATCGCCGAGTACAAGGAGCGGTTCGCCAATCCGTACAAGGCGGCGTCGCTCGGCTACATCGACGAGATTATCCGGCCGCGTGAGACGCGCGCGGCGATCATCCGCGCGCTGCTCACGCTGGCGGACAAGCGCCAGTCCAATCCGCCCAAAAAGCACGGCAACATTCCGTTGTAG
- a CDS encoding FAD-binding oxidoreductase — protein MPRATREPRAAGRRHAPRTGGAPGRLGAAAGGPAANGRDLDFGAGRRVAGRAPAAATAIGRKDPVTPMRADVVIAGGGFAGASTAFWLSRAARLQVVVVEREAICGVHASGRNAALGRQVTEHDAFTAVAVRGATWLRRPPPDLADRPLVSGCGSLLVASREATLARLVATAHRFGVPAERVPPAAVRARWPLLDATPMVGAVWFPTDGVIDIHALLAGLLAGARSRGVRVETGCEVLGCRPAGDGVRVETSKGPIDARCLVVAAGAWAEPVGAAAGGRARFDPVLRHLHVTEPLADVPADAPFAWHVDDEFYVRPESGACLVSACDETVVAPHDPVPSPAALSVLADKLARMAPRLVEYGIARTWACLRTFSRDGGPLVAWDDRAPWLFWVAGLGGHGATASVAIGRDAAAALAARLA, from the coding sequence TTGCCGCGAGCGACACGGGAGCCCCGCGCGGCGGGGCGCCGGCACGCGCCGCGCACCGGCGGGGCGCCCGGCCGGCTCGGGGCGGCGGCAGGGGGCCCGGCCGCCAACGGCCGCGACCTGGACTTCGGCGCCGGCCGGCGAGTGGCGGGTCGCGCGCCGGCCGCGGCGACCGCGATCGGGCGGAAGGACCCGGTGACGCCGATGCGCGCTGACGTCGTCATCGCCGGCGGAGGGTTCGCGGGGGCATCGACCGCGTTCTGGCTGTCGCGCGCCGCGCGGCTCCAGGTCGTCGTCGTCGAGCGCGAGGCGATATGCGGCGTCCACGCCAGCGGGCGCAACGCCGCGCTCGGGCGCCAGGTCACCGAGCACGACGCGTTCACCGCCGTCGCGGTGCGCGGCGCGACCTGGTTGCGCCGGCCGCCGCCCGATCTCGCGGACCGGCCGCTGGTGTCCGGCTGCGGCTCGCTGCTCGTCGCCTCGCGCGAAGCCACGCTGGCGCGGCTGGTGGCGACCGCGCACCGGTTCGGGGTGCCCGCCGAACGCGTGCCGCCGGCCGCGGTGCGCGCTCGCTGGCCGCTGCTCGACGCGACGCCGATGGTGGGCGCCGTGTGGTTCCCGACCGACGGCGTGATCGACATCCACGCGCTGCTCGCCGGGCTGCTCGCGGGAGCGCGGTCGCGCGGCGTGCGGGTCGAGACCGGGTGCGAGGTCCTCGGCTGTCGTCCGGCCGGCGACGGCGTGCGCGTCGAGACGTCGAAGGGGCCGATCGACGCGCGGTGTCTCGTCGTGGCCGCCGGCGCGTGGGCCGAGCCGGTCGGCGCGGCCGCCGGCGGCCGCGCGCGGTTCGATCCGGTCCTGCGCCACCTGCACGTCACGGAACCGCTCGCCGACGTGCCCGCCGATGCGCCGTTTGCGTGGCACGTCGACGACGAGTTCTATGTGAGGCCCGAAAGCGGCGCGTGTCTGGTGTCGGCCTGCGACGAGACGGTCGTCGCACCGCACGATCCGGTGCCGTCGCCGGCCGCGCTGTCCGTCCTGGCCGACAAACTCGCCCGCATGGCGCCGCGGCTGGTGGAGTACGGCATCGCTCGCACGTGGGCGTGCCTGCGCACGTTCTCGCGCGACGGCGGCCCGCTCGTCGCCTGGGACGACCGGGCGCCGTGGCTGTTTTGGGTCGCCGGTCTCGGTGGTCACGGGGCGACCGCGAGCGTCGCGATCGGCCGCGACGCGGCCGCCGCGCTCGCCGCGCGGCTCGCGTGA